The Solea senegalensis isolate Sse05_10M linkage group LG11, IFAPA_SoseM_1, whole genome shotgun sequence genomic interval GCTCAGACAGCCAAGCATggctgctttattttatttatttgaattttagtACATCTGATTTCTTTCTTAACAGTCTATAAGCACAGAGGGACCTCAGTGATAACAGCCACACCTACACATAAAATCCCATCCTTGCCATTAAGTTGCATTCTGGTCTCTTTTTACACTCAAATGTTTAccctttgaaaacaaaacaatgtttaacTACTAACTACACGATGACACCTGTTAATAATATTCCTACAGGATATAGTTTTACTCAACACGTTGTCATGAAAAGTCCTCAGCTCAGCCAAAAATCCtcttttcaggtttttcagCATCATTAGTGAGAGAGACATTCCATAGTTTACTCCAGTTTGTCATTCTTCAAGACAGACAAATATAGCCAACCTTAATCACTTCCGAAAACACAGTCCTTCTCAGGCACAGAAAGGCTGATACAATACATCTATAATGGCCACTCAGTATTACAAACTACATTATACAGCCCTGGAAGACTCATTAGGACATTCCCAAAGGGATTTTGCAGGCAAAATGCTCTATCATCCAAGCAAACAATACTGTGAGCAAACAATAGTCCTGCCACAATGAAGATTATACTTTTTGGTTTACATTAATTTGTTTTAGAGAAGTACAAATTTCAGATGCTCATTTTGGAAGCTTTCCACTGTGTTACTACATGGCTCATGATTCGGTCTCATTTATACAACAATATATTGATGCATACTATGAGGCAATAAAAATATGtccaggttttgtttttattagtgtACATGAGATTATACCACAATGTACAATATTTGGACTAATATCTGACTGTGTTAAACAACTGGGGTCAttgtacatgtcattttatgtcattaatatacatcacaatattcattactgtattttaagaacaaaatatacaatatactgCTGTAATAAAAGATTTAAAGCATAATTCCCACCCTTCAAACTCCCTCAATACATATTAATTATGTTCATTCAAAATTAATTTACTTTGATCATTAGGACAAggcatttgaaaacaaaagacagtgaATTTCGGAAACAAGTCAGTGAGGTCAGACAGGTTGATATGATGATAACACAGGAGACAGGTTTGAGCTTTTTGTTCGGTGGAAGATGGACGTGATCAATTATTGATCACGTCCATCTTCCACAATACAGTCGGTAGAGACAATGATAAAGCAGCAGGCCAGTGTTCTAGCAACATGGCGGTCATCAATGTTGAGTCTGCAAATATGGCTGATGTtaggtaaaaaaatatatatatattctttttttaattttaccttTACTTAACCAGGAAGTCCCTTTAgataaaaatctctttttagACCTGGCTAAAACAGCAACAGTCAAACAAAAAGGGTTAAGGTTatgttgattgtttgtttttgtgtatattacttttatttaaaaattattCAATGAAGAGGGGCAAAGTAGGAGAAGACAATTTACCTAGTTCAGTATTAAGTATGAGATTAAAATTGAATTGCCATAAGTGATGAGATTATTGCCCGTCATAATTATccttaccaaaaaaaaaagagattcttGATATCATCATGGTAGCTGTAAAAGtgtactagttattttttagattcttaattgtaaaaaaaacaaccttcatttggtcaaacacaaataaagaggAAACGGATCAACCGATTTTGCCTACGATTAATTACTAAATCATTGATttcaagttttcagattttcagcCGCTTACTGTggatattttcaggtttcttgaTCCGTATAACAATGAAATCGTTAAAAtggaataattttggtttgtggacaaaagaagacatttgagaatatcatttccatgtttgataAACAATTATCAActatttctgatattttaaggaccaaacaagtagattaatcgattatgaaaacactTGTCAGTTGCAGCCACAATAGTGATTGAAAAATATATTATactaacaacaaaaatcacctgCATTACAAAGAAATTTTACAAAAACGTGTTATTAAGGACAAACCTTTTTAGTGAAACACTTTAAAGTGATAAATAAGAGTCTTTAATAAGATCATTTTAAGTCACGAGGTCCTGGAAAGACTGAATGTTGGTGAGCTAGACAGCATGTTTTTAGTCACTCGGGTGAATGATGGAAATTCAACACGATCGACTAATTATGGGAGCTTTTTATCGGGAAGTGCGAGACAAGGCGAATAGAgtcggtggaaatacgccataaatGGTTTATCGTACCAATCCCAGACATGAGTCTATATCCAGGCATGAGAATCAATGTTTGCGTTGGAgaacaaccaaaacaaactgcttttagtattgattttgttatttacaaACCACGAGGTGGACTATGTGTTGATGTAGAGAACAGGGAGAGACAAGTGTCCACTCTTTGTCAGGATTACTGTCAATAACATGGACGTAAACGGTACTGGAAAGTTGGTAACATTACTAACACGCCCGTCTTCCCTCttcacttgctgctgctgctgtcatgtACCAGCTGGGCCTGTCCTGTACTCACGGCTGCACAATCAAtgtgactttattattattaacccgaaacaataaaaccaccacgcacacaaacatgggCAGGGACATGTATGCTTGTTATTTTTGGGCGGATTCATTTGTCGAAGCTCGATCGCATATTTCGAACATGAAGCTAAGCTATGTAGGCTAAGCTAACAATTAACGTTACCTTGACTGGCGGGGTCCATGGCGACGAATGTGACACAGCTGGCACTTTCAACTAAAAGTTAAACTCGACTAGTGTCAAAATGTGGAAACCAGAGCAGTGAAGAGACTCTTTCCACTCGGAGTTCAAAAATCGTCCTGGGTCTGAGTGACTGCTGGCTGCTCTATCTCAGAGAAAGTCGTCGACGGGAAACAACGAACAGTCTGAATAGCCCCGTTGGCAAGCGAGGCACATCCGGTAaggactttcaaaataaaggcttcAGTTACGCTAGTTTACGACAAACAAGTGCTTAGAAGTTAACAAGAACAAACATATGCgtgtttacattttcaacacTATCAGGTTAGCGATTCAATTACATTTGTTAACGTTAATTTCACTTTTAAAGTGGTTAAACtctacagaaaataaaacaaatattaattattttagaAGTGACAAACGGGTTGTTCTTTGTGTGATGTGGACCCCAAAAGTAAAACATGTTCTATgtcgtgtttttattttgaaggggtGACATTGACATTACTCACCGCCCACAGATTCCGGCGTGCTgaagtgatgtcacagagacacaggtgtcctggtttgttttcagctttaaaggtacagtgtgcaaAATATAGCCGCATTTATTGGTGAAATTGTCCTTCCCTTCCAACTGTTTTGGGAATGTGGCCTTCACTtgtcaaaaatgtttagtttgaGTCATGGGCTTTTgtgaaaacatggtggtccaaaatggtggcctccaTGGAGCGAACACAGCTcctgatatgaatataaaaggctcattctgggttaatgaaaaacaatcattCAAACAATcaaattgtttcattttaattacgGTGTAAGTAACGatgtttcttctgtgtttttttctacgTGGTTTTATTctcaaattaaacacaaacacttcagtGACTTCAGTCAAATTTATTTAATCTAataatatatcaaataaaatcactgactGTGCCCTGCATCACATAAAAAGtgctttatctctctctcacacacagagagctccTGCAGTGTAAACAGATCTTTCagtaaaaagggaaaagaaaagcatttgCGGTAACAAAGCATGCCACAATGAAATAAATCTGTTGTCCAACATCACCACTTCAAACTGCTTCTCACGGTTTCAAAAAATCTCATTTCCgatgtgactgactgtgactgtggaaCACATCAGCAATAAAAAGCTGTTTACCGACATTTAATCGCCTCTGATTGAAATAAtttcttgtgtttatttctAAATAGATAAAAGTTATTGTTTCTCACAGTCAATCACAACAAGATTGTTGATATTACTTAGCAAAATATTaagataattattattcttgatgttaaaatgctgcagaaaataacacattctgGTCAGCACAGAACCAACTGTACTCTATTGCTGCCTCTGTATGTACTAAaactcattatttttcttttactagTGCTAATATTGCACAAAACTTGCTgcttcattttacttttttatttgcactgtTTGCAATACTGTTGTTACAAGTTCTATACTATAAAAATTATTACGTCTTCTCCACTTTAGCATTTCTATTCTGCTAAAGAAACTGCTAAATTTTTCCATTTTGCCCACACAACACAGATGTGCTCATGTATTTTACACTGGACAAATAGATCAAACCTGTGATAATAAAAGtacagagactcacagagagaTTTATCCAAGTATATGTTTTCAGTCTCAGAGCAACACTGGGCTCACTAAAAACTGAAATGCCTCTTCATGACGTCTGCAAAACTTCATCTCCCGGCTCGACTCTCTTTCCTCTACTTCTTGTTGAGGGGGTTTAACCAGGAGAAGCAGAATCTAGGTCGATGAGGAGCCTCATTGAGGTGgaaggaggatgaagaagaggaggaggaagagaggggggtGCACCTAGTCTCAGTCTCTGACTGAAGCAAAGAGACACAGCAGATAATGTTAAATGAATGTCCACAACTCACTCTCAACAGGGATAAATATATAGGTAAAGAGGTTAATTTTGATTGATAATTTTTTCTGATTGATATGAGAGTATAACTGTCTCTCAGGATTAGGGTTGAAGGGCCCTGGGCCACAGCATCTGTATGAAGTGGCTGCAGAAGCCTgtcaaaagtgcaaaaaaaaagactaaaggTTAATAGCGGAACAAAACGACCTAAAAAAAAACGACTACAAAGAAATGGAAATCAAACACAAGACACCGAATATAACAAAGTAAAGGGACAAAACAACTGTTGTGAAACAACcacaaagtgacagaaaacTACTAGACATGAgacaacaagaaaagaaaaagaaactctcTCAGTTTGGGGGTCTCGCTTCTCTGACTGaactgaaaataatattttcccaCAAGAAATTGCTCAAAATATCATTCAGTCattgtttaccactttatccttcacgtGAGGGTCGCAGGGACCcagggacacagggacacagagacaaacaacctcacattcacacctgagtgtccagttaacctttacatgttttttggactgtgggaccCATGCATACATGTTTagatcatgcaaactccatgcagagaagCCCTCGGTTGGACAGAGTTGCGAATCTGGGTCTTTTTTCTATaaaacagtgctagccactactctgCCATGTGGCCCTCTCAGAAATTAAATTGGTTTACATTTCCAATATAGCTCTTCATATTATGCAACAATATGAGAAGATGCAGGTAAAAGCAGAATCACAGTGCATGTATTTACATAGTTTCCATGGAAATGCAGGCAGCGCTCATCATAAAGCTAGTGTAGTGTGGCAAAATCATTTTATACAATAAAATGAAGCCCTagcgatcctcatgtggaggatgaagtgtaagaagacggatggatgaaaATAAAGCTGTTGAAATATAAAGACTTGACTGACTTTGGCCTTTGCCTGATTCTGAATTGTAATTACACAGTTTCATCACAAGGTGTCAgcagagacaaaacacacacaaaaaaacactttgggcaggtctccagtccatcacagggtcacacagagacaaacaaccatccactttcATAATGAAATACAGCtgcatatttaaaaatacagttttttgtCATTCCTGTTTTATGAGGGTCAGTATGGAGCCCCCAGAGTCCCAGAAAGTGGGCTCTTTTCTaatttagtagtagtagtagtcataTAGTATATACTATAGATAttactatatacacacacacacacacacagtagtggCAGTAGTCTAAGAGTAGTAGTTaagatttattcattcaattaATTCATACATACATCATTCATTATCTTCCACTTATTCTGTTCAGCAGTGGCATGCACAGACATTTTGAAGGGCAGGGGcgaaaattaaaagggcacctcCTTTGATACATTTCAAAACTGTAAAAAGGAATGTAAACACTCACATCCACCAAAGGATTCTTATTGCCAGTGATGTTTCGAGCACAGCAGGCTCTTCCTCAGACTATTGACTATTAAATGCCCACAATTAATGCTTAATCAACTCACATGATACGTCACAAGTTAGTTATCAAAAATATAAAGGATATTTTgattacatattattttaaatacatacacaccttcttatacattcatttatatttcatctGAATTGATGTACTCATAGAGCTAATATGAGTTGATCAGCATGGATTGTGGGCATTTAAGATGACAACTTTCTATTTTTCACTATAGTCTGAGGAAGAAGCTGTTGTGCTTGAAACATCACTGATAAAATAGAGATGCTGCAAATTTGAAATTTCACCTGAAATGAGTAACATCGCACTGGCCAATAATGCCTGTGTTCATCCCTGTCTGCCTTTCTAGACGTTTGTCCTAAAAGAAAATCTTAGCCGTAAAGAGCACCCTCTGGTGGAGCAGGCATGCATGTGTACCTGAGCTGTGCAGCAGTGAGGATGGAGGTGTATCCTGCTGGTGTTAGGTGCAAATGAAGCAGCCGATGTAAGCCCACACCCTCTGCAGGATGACCAGGAAGGCCAACAGGTAGAAGAACAGAGTGACAGCCTGGAGAAGGGTGGAGGgatggaaacagagagagggaggagatggTAAACATGGAGGAGAGGTGGCAGAGAGAAATTAGCGGAGATGATCATGAAGGAAAGGATGGTGATTGATGAAAAATTTTGAAGTGAAGGAAGAGATGGTGCTCCATGGTGAAGGACAAGGGATGGTCTGTCTGTCTAAtgtgatgtttatttcttcatctAAATGATGAGTTTGTGGTTAGATATTTGTGCTGGATTCCTTCAGCTCCTGTGACATCTGTATGTCAGTTGGTTTCCTCATATAAAGACTTTGTTTCCTCTGCACAAAACACTAAAATTGGAAAGAAAGTCCAAAACATTgtggttgggaaccactggccTAACCCAGAAATTGTTTTATAAAGTATGATCAGCTGTTTCCTGAGCAGCTATAACATCTCACACtaacaatataataatgtgaGGGACGGTAATCAATCTGTTGCAGTGGTTGCATTTAGTCGTGTATTTTAATTCTCCCACAATGTTCTGAAGAATATTGTTAACTGGGTGAGATTCAGAAGAAGCTCCAGAGGCAGATCTTCATCGAAACTAAATACGTTGTTAAATTAGACACCTGGAAGACAGAAGGGGTGGCAGCCAAGGTGCGAGAAGCgacatggacagaaaacaaccaaGTTTGTGGATGTGTGGACACATCAACAGATGGGTGAATAGTGCAAGAGCCTGGTCGGTGATTGCAGCAACgacgatgatggtgatgatgatgatagaatCGGATGCGTGGCACTGACCTGGAGGAAAACGTGGGTGGTTATTTTCTCTTTGCTCTCAGCAACACGCGCTTCCATTCTGGCTTTAAAGTCTCcagtttctttgttgttttcctcgTCCTCATGTTCATTTTCTGCAAACACTGAACTACTGAGCTCAAACTCTGCACCTGAGTTTTCTATCGTGTTATTCTTACTCTCCCCACTGTGATGCACTCCTTCGCCGAGGGTTTCGTTTTTCACTTTAGAGCTCTCCTCTGTCTTAGCAGCAATGTCCCATTCTAACTCAGAGAAATCCTTCCTCGGCACCTCACGTCCTTCTTCAAATACTTTCACTTCATCTCCCAACCCATTTTCTTTCAGCTCCGAAGCGACGTTAAGACCTAAACTGTCTTCTTCAAGCTCCGCTTTCTCTTCTGGATGCTCTACACTTGTACCTTTGAGCTCTAATTTGCCCTTATCAATATCTAAACTAGTCTCCTCTGGCAGTATGGACAATGTTTTGTCCTTATTACCAGAAGAAACGTCTAAACTACCATCTCCAAGACCAAAACTACCTTCCACAGTGCCAGAGTGGCACATCTGGTTCTGCATGTCTCCCGTTTCAATTGCATGCCCATCTCCTGCTGTTTGCTGCACTTGGGGAACAGATATAAATGCCCCGTTGTCAGGAATCTCATAGGGTTGAGGCTGGGATTCACAAAGAAGAcgcagatttggggattggtTCTCTGTGTGGTGCAGAGCTTCAGGGAGAGGAAAACATATTGGCTGGGTGTGAGGTTGAGTGGAGAGTGGGAGGTGGTTAGGATAAGACAAGTCCTGGTCCCGCATCTGAGTCTGGGATTCAGACAGGGGCTGGACATTCTGACCCAGTGGTGGTTGGACCTGGAGGTCAAACACTGCCTCATGCGCCACAGTCTGGGTCCTGACCTCCAGTTTTACCTCGGCCACTGCCCCGCGTTTGTACCAGCTGGGGTAAAACATGGGAGCTGTTCCTTCCTTCAGCTGGATTTGTCCTTCTTCATCCACATCAAGCTTCTCTTCTGTCTGTCCCTGTGCCGTCCAATCAATCACTCCACTTTCTGCCCCTCCCCCCACGCACTGATACATGAAGGAAGACAGATAAAGGAGCATTTagagcttttttgtttttaccttgttTCAGCCCATTAACTATTACTCACAATTTTCCCAATCCAAACTGATTgagttttattcttttgttggATTTTTATTTAAGTCAACTTATAAAGACATTCCTCCTTGGGCCTTGGGAACGTTTGCAGTGAGGAAAACTGGCAAAGTCGCATTTTACGAGGAGGCACATTTATtgaatgacttttatttatttcaatttataGTATTCTTATTCCGTGTCTTTGCCCATGTCTAGATTCTCTCTGTGAAATCACTCACAGAACCTCATTATCTTATTCTGTTCTGATGTGATAACTGCACAGATAGATGGTAGTTAATGGGCTGGGTGATCCTTTAAACATCTTgcttgagaaaaagaaaagagcaatCTCTGAGAATCTGAAGGACAGACAGCTGAAGAGGAAGTCGTTTTTAAACATGTAACAGTTAATGCatcagatgaaataaatgaattttcatgttaaaaaaacacaaaacgcaTAATATgattaaagaaaatgaaggtGGGAAATATTTTGCAGTCTTTATACTGTAAACTGCATTCAGAAAGTACAGTATACCCCTTCCCATTTTTCACATCTTTGCATATTATAACCTTTTTTGTTCATCACCAGTCAACATCCTCTAataatttttcttttaactgtAACTCTAACCCATTCAAACTCATTTCTCTTCTTCATTATTGAGATTTTCTTCTTGCGGTGGCTGATATGAACAGTGAGGAAGGTAAATAAATACTTCAGATGATAATTTTCTgcagagcaggtgtgtgttgtgtactCTACCTGTTGGGTGCTCATTCCCTCCTGCTGTTCACAAATGTTTGCCTCTTTGACAGGGTACGGAACGTCACATCCATCTGCCAAATCGTTTCTCTCctgctccccctcctcctcgtcctcctcctcctcctcatcctcgtccTCGTCATCCTCCGCAATCTGATCTGATTCTTCATCGTTCACGTCTGTTCCTTCAGTctctggctgcagacctgccCCTGCAGGGTCCACAGAGTCTCTGAGGAGTTGTGGAGCAGGTGGACTCGGGGCTGGAGGTGGTTCCTCCGGTGGTGATACCACTGCTGGGATTGTCTCTGTAACAGGTTCTGCTTCAGATCCCAGGTTGTGCGTGGAGCTTTCCTGGTGGCGCTCTGGTTCAGTGTTGTGGGCAGAGGGTTCTGGCTCTAATTCCACTGGTTCTGGTTCTTCAGAAACCTCCTCCACAACTGAAGAGAGACAACAAAAtctgcatgcttttttttttctgcaaatgatgtttaaaggtgcagtgtgtaccgtttgattaaatacaaacagatatctgttacattcaaaccattgtcaagtgagttcacacaatgctgagtAAGCAAATCAGCTCCATGTGACTTTCTTACTtatcttgttttcttgttgtctGGTGACAGATTTTCATGTTACATCTGAGCAGACAAAAGTGGCTTTCTCATGCCTGGTTAATCCCACATTTAAACATATCtaaaaagattaaattaaaaatctgTGTTAAATGGGACCAACAGTTGTTTTCAATATTATGTGGGAAATAATGAAAGTTGCAGCCTTGCAGCAAATGTGGTAATGGCCAACCACAGATCAATTAAATTGTACTTATATGGCAAAAAATAATCACTACATAAATAATCTCTTTACTAAGACCTTACAATATTACAGACCTATTAGTCCTCACCAGCATTTTGTATCAGTACTGGAACAATGAATCTCAGACCCAGATGAGAGCGTAAACATTAAATGAGTCACAaatcagaaacagaaaacactcaacGAATAATCGATGGAAACAAAATGAGATCTGAGGTAAATTATTAGCCTCACTGCATGAAGATCACTGGTTCAGAGCCCGGTTcaaccgagggcctttctggCTTCTCTATGTGTACTCGggcttcctcacacagtccaaaaacctgcagactGGTCCAGGTTGTATTTTGCCTTTCCACCTACAGTATGTAAATTATTATGTTCAGACTGTGATACAGCTAAAAAAAGTATGAGATTATGTGAGAGGTCATTGGTGCGGATTAGTAAATTgtaatattttgattatttctttgtgtatttGAGTGGAGATGAACTTCCCTCACTGGCTCTTCCCTCCTGCAGTGATCACCTATTTATGGGTCTGACTCATTCCAGAGCTGAAATAAAAACTCAAGAGATAAGATTACCTGGTGAGTATTTCATCTGCACTCCTGCTCCTGGCAGTTAACGGTTCAGTCGTTGTGAACACACCAAGCATTTAATTCATGAaactttctttctccttttttgttttacaagtaggttttattgtcattgatATTAATGCAGATTCATTTGAAACTAAATAAACTTCCTCAGTGATTTCCCACTGTGCGTCTCCTTTTCTTACCTTTAGGAAAGTCAATGCTCTTCAGAGCTCTCTTCTGTCTCCTGAAATTAAATACGTAGGGACCCAGATTCTCATAACCTGGATTCAGCTTCTCAGTCGGGCAGGAGCTGGTCGCAGCAGTCACTCTGAGGCCAAAGCACAGACAGTAATGATGAACatgaggaaaaggaggaaaataagaGAGATGGCAGCGATGATGAGGAAGTAAATGCCAatagtttcatttttataaataatttttgCTTTGGGGTCTACAAAAATGTCTTGTGCATGAAGAAttaattacaaaattaaaaaagaaaaatagaaaacactcACTTTTTGATGAGCTCTCCAGAATtctgaaaggaggaggaaggacaaagggaaaagaaaggagagacAAATTCAGAAACTCTATAttacttgcacacacacacaccaacaaagaAATATGGAAGCTGGAGCCAACAAAATACAATTGATTGGATACTTCACTGGACATGATGCAACTTCTCTAACGCATTAACAGATATAAATGTGcttgtttcatattttatatttaaaataaatgcattgcAACGtccacaaacagaaacatgtccCCACCTGGACAAAATCAGCCATGTCCAACTCCTCCATGCTGCTTACTGCTTTCTCCATCAGTTTGGCATTGGTCTCCACACTGTCTCCATAGCAACGCATCAAGGCCTGAGTGTGACctgtcttctcctcctgctcagcGGTGATCTGCTGTGCCATCACCTTCAAGGCGATGATGCAAAAACTAGTAAGATTACCGCTTGTACTTTATAATGCAGAATTTATACtaacagatggatggatggatgaattattattttatttttattatttatatttacttgtTTGGTtctcaaaatgtcagaaatctgTGAAAAATGTCAACGTTAATGCTgtcactactgctgctgcaatGTACTTACTGTATGTCTGATCAGCTGGTAAATAAGAAGTTTAGTGGCAGAGAAGAACCAAACCTCACCTTGTGTCTCTCTCCCAGGATAGACATCATGTGGTTGaactcatcacacacactctgtttctGAGACTTGGAGTTCTCCTGGTGAGGACAGTGGAGGACAATGAAGAGCATTAGCACAGACACCACTCAGTAAACaagtactctctctctctcacacacacctctattTTTCTGATGGTCTCCTCCAGCTCGTTGATCGAAGTTTGGATTTTATCGTTGTTTGCCGCCACAGAACTAACTTCTTTGTTCAATGCATcctgagaaacaaaaacaaaaacaaatgaacttcTATCTAATCTAACTGCTTCAATGAACGTAGGGTTTTACAGAGCCATAGAGGTCCAAACATCATGTGACATCACGTTTATTtgcaccgccatgttggcaggaaaatgtTACCAGTGCCAGTTTCAACCTGTCacagttcactgcacactttaaatctaCAGAGATGGACAATATTACAGACCTGTGGTATTCAAATGTCGACTTTCCAACTTTCTGATTCAATTTCCCTCATCCTACTCTGCAGAAAGCTTTGAAGCTGCAATAACAGCATATAAAAGAAACAAGATATTGAAGTTAGTTGTTATATTGAATCACTGGATTCTATTcctgatgtgaaaaaaaatcacttcacaAGCAGAATCTATAGCCTTTGGATTTCCATCTCTCATATCTTCTATACCCACTTCGAGTGTGTTTCATGGCAGTGATCCAACTCTGCTGTCTCTTAAGATATCTGGCTCTCCCGTTTGTTTTTGCATCCTGGTGCACAACAGATATGCACCATCTTTAATAACATACTGCCTAGTATATATGCTGACagttatatatagtatatttatgGATTCAAACAGCTTGATTCCGAGTTTTGCATGATGGGATTGGGTTACTGGAGCTCTGTTTAATGTGCATTCCATcaattagggttagggttagtacaCAACAGGAAAATGAATGTGCCAATACAAAGATGTGACTTCTAAATGTGTGTATAGGTATGAACAAAAAATACCTTCTGCTGCTGGTAGATGTCTGTCAGTGGAGCCACCTGACAGGACTGATGAGCCCCGAACACTTTACAGAGAGAACAGGTGGGAACCTGACAGGTGATACAGTAGATGTTCACCTTCTCGCCTTCATGGTCTGAACACGTCAGATgagcaggaggtggaggaagagggagggggctggagggaggaggaggaagaaatggACGAAGCAACTAAAACACCTGCACCACAAACTGCAGAACTCCAAAATCACTCAGTATTACGTGAGTACAGTTGTGTCTCATTTCACCTCGCATTGTTAATGctgctgacttcctgtttgtagATGTCAATGATGTTCTCCACCAGCAGGTTTCGCTGAAGGCCGTAGACGCCGTGGCGATCCAGCACCACTTCATGTCTGCAGGACGGACATCGGAAACGACCACTGCTCACCATCATGGTGGTCCGAGCCTGGAATAGTGAGGGCTGGgccaaagcaacaacaacaagaacatgtTAGAAACTGTTAGATAACATTGATAGTTGAAGCTGAACATCAACTGagtgtgtctgcctc includes:
- the trim101 gene encoding tripartite motif containing 101 isoform X2, producing MERKLSTQEEVKFGGAAMSLPSDLSYLQDSGGADREAALATLEKQLICPICLELFNKPVVILPCQHNLCRKCANELYQPSLFQARTTMMVSSGRFRCPSCRHEVVLDRHGVYGLQRNLLVENIIDIYKQEVSSINNASPLPLPPPPAHLTCSDHEGEKVNIYCITCQVPTCSLCKVFGAHQSCQVAPLTDIYQQQKDALNKEVSSVAANNDKIQTSINELEETIRKIEENSKSQKQSVCDEFNHMMSILGERHKVMAQQITAEQEEKTGHTQALMRCYGDSVETNAKLMEKAVSSMEELDMADFVQNSGELIKKVTAATSSCPTEKLNPGYENLGPYVFNFRRQKRALKSIDFPKVVEEVSEEPEPVELEPEPSAHNTEPERHQESSTHNLGSEAEPVTETIPAVVSPPEEPPPAPSPPAPQLLRDSVDPAGAGLQPETEGTDVNDEESDQIAEDDEDEDEEEEEDEEEGEQERNDLADGCDVPYPVKEANICEQQEGMSTQQAVTLFFYLLAFLVILQRVWAYIGCFICT
- the trim101 gene encoding tripartite motif containing 101 isoform X1 codes for the protein MERKLSTQEEVKFGGAAMSLPSDLSYLQDSGGADREAALATLEKQLICPICLELFNKPVVILPCQHNLCRKCANELYQPSLFQARTTMMVSSGRFRCPSCRHEVVLDRHGVYGLQRNLLVENIIDIYKQEVSSINNASPLPLPPPPAHLTCSDHEGEKVNIYCITCQVPTCSLCKVFGAHQSCQVAPLTDIYQQQKDALNKEVSSVAANNDKIQTSINELEETIRKIEENSKSQKQSVCDEFNHMMSILGERHKVMAQQITAEQEEKTGHTQALMRCYGDSVETNAKLMEKAVSSMEELDMADFVQNSGELIKKVTAATSSCPTEKLNPGYENLGPYVFNFRRQKRALKSIDFPKVVEEVSEEPEPVELEPEPSAHNTEPERHQESSTHNLGSEAEPVTETIPAVVSPPEEPPPAPSPPAPQLLRDSVDPAGAGLQPETEGTDVNDEESDQIAEDDEDEDEEEEEDEEEGEQERNDLADGCDVPYPVKEANICEQQEGMSTQQCVGGGAESGVIDWTAQGQTEEKLDVDEEGQIQLKEGTAPMFYPSWYKRGAVAEVKLEVRTQTVAHEAVFDLQVQPPLGQNVQPLSESQTQMRDQDLSYPNHLPLSTQPHTQPICFPLPEALHHTENQSPNLRLLCESQPQPYEIPDNGAFISVPQVQQTAGDGHAIETGDMQNQMCHSGTVEGSFGLGDGSLDVSSGNKDKTLSILPEETSLDIDKGKLELKGTSVEHPEEKAELEEDSLGLNVASELKENGLGDEVKVFEEGREVPRKDFSELEWDIAAKTEESSKVKNETLGEGVHHSGESKNNTIENSGAEFELSSSVFAENEHEDEENNKETGDFKARMEARVAESKEKITTHVFLQVSATHPILSSSSPSSSLLQSPTRLLHYSPIC